From Macaca mulatta isolate MMU2019108-1 chromosome 1, T2T-MMU8v2.0, whole genome shotgun sequence, the proteins below share one genomic window:
- the KCNA10 gene encoding potassium voltage-gated channel subfamily A member 10 has product MDVCGWKEMEVALVNFDNSDEIQEEPGYATDFDSTSPKGRPGGSSFSNWKILISDSTNHETAFSKLPGDYADPPGPEPVVLNEGNQRVIINIAGLRFETQLRTLSQFPETLLGDREKRMQFFDSMRNEYFFDRNRPSFDGILYYYQSGGKIRRPANVPIDIFADEISFYELGSEAMDQFREDEGFIKDPETLLPTNDIHRQFWLLFEYPESSSAARSVAVVSVLVVVISITIFCLETLPEFREDRELKVVRDPNLNMSKTVLSQTMFTDPFFMVESTCIMWFTFELVLRFVVCPSKTDFFRNIMNIIDIISIIPYFATVITELAQETEPSAQQNMSLAILRIIRLVRVFRIFKLSRHSKGLQILGQTLKASMRELGLLIFFLFIGVILFSSAVYFAEVDEPESHFSSIPDGFWWAVVTMTTVGYGDMCPTTPGGKIVGTLCAIAGVLTIALPVPVIVSNFNYFYHRETENEEKQNIPSEIERILNGVGSRMGSTDSLSKTNGGCSTEKSRK; this is encoded by the coding sequence ATGGATGTGTGTGGCTGGAAAGAAATGGAGGTTGCGCTGGTCAATTTTGATAACTCAGATGAAATCCAAGAAGAGCCAGGCTATGCCACAGACTTCGACTCAACCAGCCCAAAAGGCCGGCCTGGGGGCAGCTCCTTCTCCAACTGGAAGATCCTCATCAGCGACAGCACCAACCATGAGACGGCCTTCTCCAAGCTTCCGGGAGACTATGCTGACCCCCCAGGGCCTGAGCCAGTGGTCCTGAATGAAGGAAACCAGCGGGTGATCATTAACATTGCTGGGCTGAGATTTGAGACCCAGCTCAGAACCCTCAGTCAATTCCCAGAGACTCTCCTGGGAGACCGGGAGAAAAGGATGCAGTTCTTTGACTCCATGAGAAATGAGTATTTCTTTGATCGGAACCGGCCCAGTTTTGATGGAATCCTATATTATTACCAATCTGGTGGGAAAATTCGGCGCCCAGCCAATGTTCCTATTGATATCTTTGCTGATGAAATCTCTTTCTATGAGCTGGGTAGTGAGGCCATGGACCAGTTCCGGGAGGATGAAGGCTTCATCAAAGACCCTGAAACACTGCTACCCACCAATGACATCCACCGTCAGTTCTGGCTCCTCTTTGAATACCCTGAGAGCTCCAGTGCTGCCCGTAGTGTGGCCGTGGTCTCAGTGTTGGTTGTGGTCATCTCCATCACCATCTTCTGCCTGGAGACACTGCCAGAGTTCCGGGAGGATAGGGAGCTGAAGGTGGTCAGAGACCCCAATCTCAACATGAGCAAGACAGTCCTCTCCCAGACCATGTTCACTGACCCTTTCTTCATGGTGGAGTCTACCTGTATCATGTGGTTCACCTTTGAGCTGGTGCTCCGGTTTGTGGTCTGCCCCAGCAAGACTGACTTCTTCAGGAACATCATGAACATCATTGACATTATTTCCATTATCCCCTACTTTGCAACTGTCATCACAGAGCTTGCCCAGGAGACAGAGCCGAGTGCCCAACAGAACATGTCCCTGGCCATCCTGAGGATCATCCGCCTGGTGAGGGTCTTCCGCATCTTCAAGCTCTCCCGCCACTCCAAGGGGCTGCAGATCCTTGGGCAAACACTGAAGGCATCCATGCGGGAGTTGGGGTTGctcatcttcttcctcttcattgGAGTCATCCTCTTCTCCAGCGCAGTCTACTTTGCTGAGGTGGATGAGCCAGAGTCCCATTTCTCTAGCATTCCTGATGGCTTCTGGTGGGCAGTAGTCACCATGACAACTGTAGGTTATGGGGACATGTGCCCGACCACCCCAGGGGGGAAGATTGTGGGCACTCTGTGCGCCATTGCAGGGGTCCTCACCATTGCCCTCCCTGTGCCTGTCATTGTCTCCAACTTCAATTACTTCTACCATCGGGAGACTGAGAACGAGGAAAAGCAGAACATCCCAAGTGAAATTGAAAGAATCCTCAACGGTGTAGGCTCAAGAATGGGCAGCACAGACTCTCTTAGTAAGACCAATGGTGGCTGTTCCACAGAGAAGTCCAGGAAGTGA